AGGTCTTCCTGACCGGCTGCGACCTGATCGGCGCCGACACCTTCTCGCTCACCGGCCAGTGGCCCCGCGCCCACACCTTCTTCACCAGCGCCGACGGCACCAGCCACGACCCGGTCCAGGCCGGCGAGACGATCCGCCAGGTGGGCCTCTACCTCTGCCACGCCGTGTACGGGGTCCCCCTCGGCCACAACGTCCTGCTGTGGAGCCTGGACTTCGCCTCCGACCCCGACCGGCTGCGCATCGGCCGCGGGCCCAGCGAACTCGAAATCGTCGCCACCTGCACGGACTTCGGCTGGCAGGGCAACCGCTTCGGCGGGTTCCTCCAGGTCGACATCCACCGCGCAGGCCGCCTCGCCGCCACCGGCACCGCCCGCTTCACCTGCGTCGCCCCCGCCACCTACCGCCGCCTGCGCGGCGACCGCGGCCGCGCCGGCCTGGCCCGGCCCCTGGAGCGACGTACGCCCATCCCCGCGGCGACCGCCGGACGGCTCCTCCCCTTCGACGTGGTCCTCGCGCCCACCGAAGACGCCGGCCGCTGGCTGCTGAGCCCCGACCTCGACCACCCGATCCTCTTCGAGCACGCCAACGACCACCACCCGGGCATGGTCCTCGTCGAGGCCGCCCGCCAGGCCGCCTGCGGACTGAGATCCGCGGCGGGCTTCGCCCCCTCCGCCGTGTCCACCGAGTTCCACCACTACGCCGAACTGGACACCCCCTGCTGGATCGAGGCCACCCCGCGCACCCCCACGGTCATCGACGTCACCGGCCACCAGGAGGGGCAGACCGTCTTCCGCTCCACGGTCACCGGAACGCTCCGCTGACGCACCGTCCGAACCACTCCACCCCGGCGTGCCACCGCTGCTAATGTCCCGTCCATGACACGTGGCCCTGCTGGTGCGCTCACGGGAAAGTCTGCCTTGATCACGGGTGCCAGCGCGGGCATCGGCGCCGCCGCCGCCCGCGTGTTCTGCCGCGAAGGCGCCCGCGTCACCCTGGTGGCCCGCCGTGAACCGGAACTCGCCGCGCTGACGGCCGAGTTGACGGCCGCCGGTCACCAAGCCCAGTACGTCGTCGCCGACGTCACCCGCTCCCAGGACGCGGCCCGCGCGGTCGCCACGGCCGTCGAGAGCTACGGCGGCCTGCACGCCGCCTTCAACAACGCGGGCCTCGCGGCCCTGCCGGGCCCCATGCACCTGATGGACGACGAGATCTACGACAGCGTCATGGACACCAACGCACGCGGGGTGTGGAACTGCATGCGCCCCGAACTCGCCGCGATGCTGGAATCCGGTGGCGGATCCATCGTGAACAACAGCAGCACCGCCGGCCTGGTCGCCACCGTCGCGGGATCCCCGTACATCGCCGCCAAGCACGCCGTGATCGGCCTGACCAAGGCCGCCGCCAAGGAGTACGCGCCCCACGGCATCCGCGTCAACGTCCTGGCCACCGGCGCCACCCGCAGCGAGATGCTCACCGGCTGGCTCGCCGCCGACCACCCGGCCCGCGAAACCGCCATGGCGTCGAAGGCCATGCTGAACCGCCTCGCCGAAACCACGGAGATCGCTGAGGCCGCCGCCTGGCTCTGCGCCGACCACTCCTCGTACATCACCGGCACCACCCTCCCCGTCGACGGCGGCCGCCTCGCGAACTGAACGCGCCGCCGGAACCGGGGAGAGGGGAGCGCACCGATGAACCGGCGAAACCGTCTGACAGCACCGCTGATCTCGGCAGCCGCGGTGGCAGTGGCCGCCATCCACCTCGCCCGGCCCGATCTGAGGATCGACGGCATCACCTTGGCCCTGGCCGCCATCGCACTCATCCCCTGGCTGGGCGATCTCTTCGAGAGCCTCGAACTTCCCGGCGGCGCCAAGATCCAGTACCGCAAGCTGGAGGAACGCCTGGAGGCCGCCGAACAGCAGGCCGAGGACGTACGACTGGCCGTGAACAGCGCGAGCCGCCAGGCACGGGTCGCCCTGGTCACCTCAGGGGACGAGACCCTCCAGGGCGAAGCCGCGGCCGAAAGGGTCGGCCGACTCACGGCCGACTTCACCGCCCTGCGCCGCAGAATGCCCTCCGGCCCGGAGCGGACCTACCGCCAGGAGCAGATCTTCGCGGAACTGATCAGGGTCACCCCACACCTCACCGGATTCGACGTCCCCACCGCCCTCGCCTCGACGGACGGCGGCACCCGCCTGAGCGCCTACGCCCGCCTGTACGCCTGCCCGGAAGCAGAGCACCTCCAGCCCCTAGTGTCAGCAGCCACCACGGAAACCCTCCCCTTCGCCCAGTTCTGGGCCTTCAAGGCCATCGACACAGTGCTCGACGCCACCGACCCCGGCAACGTCCGCCTGACAACCGTACGAGCCCTGCGCTCCTGCCTGGCCCACCTCCCACCAGACGCCGTCGACCGCGCCCAGTCCCTCCGCACCACCCTCACCCGCCTGGACGACGCAACCACCTGACCCAAACCCGAACACCCACCGCCCCACCAACCCACCTCACCCCCCTCAACCCGGCCTCCCTCAACCCCGCCGCCCCCAACCGGCCACCACCCACAGCCCAGCCACCCCCTTCAGCCCCGCCGGCGTTTGAGGCGCCGCCGGAGGCAACGGGTACCGCCCCGTGATCTGACCTGTTCGCTGTGGGCCGCTGCGGGCCATCGCGGCCCGTGTCGCCTCCGGCCGTCATCACCGCCTCCACCTCCGCCGTGCTGGACACATCCGGCCGACTGCCAGTCCACCTCGACGCCCACTAGCCGATCCGGCACCACCACCGCGGCACAGCGCAGCACACCGCACCACGATCACCCAGAACCACGGGCAGAACCACGGGCACGAGAGCACACCCGCAGTGCCTCAGCCACGCCGCCCAAGCGCCATCGCCTCCCGATACCACGGCGCGTAAGCGGCGAACCCCTCCCCGAACCCCGGCCCAGGCGACGCCGACACCATCCCCCACAACCGCCCGCTGTCGTACCAGTGGTCGACGCCCAGCAGCGACACCCGACGCCGCGTCACCGGATCGTCCACCGCCCCCAACAACTCCATCGCCCCGGCCAGGTCCACGTCCCCCCGCGGCCCCGGCAGCCCCAGCTCCCGAGCCACCGTGCCCACCAGTTCCCTGGCCGTCACCGGAACCGGATGCCCGGCATGCAGCACCCCGCCCCCCAGAGGCTCCTCCCGTACCGCGAGTTCGGCCAACGCATCGGCCAGCGCGTCCACACCCACCACCGAGATCCGCGCCCGCCCGCCGTCCACCCAGTACGGAAGCCGCGCCATCAGACCCACCAGCCCGGGGACCATCCACCGGTCCCCCCGCCCGTACACCAGGTGCGGCCGCAGCACCGTGCCACCCGCGGCCAGCACCATCCGCTCACCCGCCAGCCGCGTCACGCTCGTCACCGACTCCGGCCCCTCGAGCAGTTCCCCCTCGGCTTCTCCCCGGTGCGCCCCGTCCCGGTACACCGCTGCCGTCCCGAGCTGAACGATCCGCCGCACCCCCGCCCGCCCGGCCTCCGCGAGCAACGCCCGCGTCCCCTCGGCGTTCACGGCCCGGCACTCCTCCTCGTCGTCCCCGATCCGCGCGGCGAGGTGCAGCACCGTCCCGATCCCGTCGCACAGCCCTCGTAACGCTCCACCAGCGAGATCCCCCCGGACCACCTCGACCCCCGGAACCTCCACCGCACTCCGGTGCACCAGCACCCGAACCGGCACCCGAACCGGCACCGCACCACCACCGCCCGCCCACCGCGCGAGCCGCTCCACGACATGTCCCCCGACGAACCCGGCGCCGCCGGTCACGAGCACTCCCCCGCCGCCCATGCCCTCACCCACCCTTCGGCTCGGCACGGTAGTACAGCACCCCACCCACCCGGGCGTTAACGGCGTTAACGCCCGACACCGTTAACGCCGTTAACAACCGGACCACCCAACTCCACTTAACGGCGTTAACACCACCACTCGGCCCCGGCCGAACCACCCCCGACCGAGGAGACCGCACGTGGCGAGGGCCAGGCAGGAACGGGCCGAGATCACCCGCCAGGCGATCCTCGACGGCGCGGCCATCGCCTTCGACCGGTCCGGCTTCGGCGCGACCAGCCTCAGCGACGTGGTCAAGCACGCCGGTGTCACCAAGGGCGCCCTGTACTTCCACTTCCCGTCCAAGGAAGCCCTCGCCCGCACCCTGATGGACGAGCAGTTCCAGGTCTCCGAGGACGTGCCCGCCGTCGTCGATCCCGGTCTCCAGACCGCCATCGACCTGTCCCACCAGATGGCCCACGGACTGCGCACCAACGTCCGGATCCACGCCGGCATCCGCCTGGTCATCGAGTTCGGCTCGTTCACGGACCCGGACCCGTCCCCGTACAACGCCTGGATCGAGACCTGCTTCAGCTGCCCCGCAGTCCCGGCTCCGCCCCCTGACCCACCACCAGGGCACCCACCAGGGCACCCATCAGGCACCCACCAGGGCACCCACCTGCAGGCATCCAGCCACCCCTCCCCGGCACAGCCAGGCCCGAGACAGGTTGCCACCCACTCCGTTAGCAAAACTCAAGCGTGGCGCCCACATCACCCTCTGAACGTTAGTAAAGTCCCTCTCATGACTTCGCCCTCGTCTCAGAACGACCGAGAGAAGGTCGTCTCCAAGCTGCCCCCGTGGCTGCGCCAGGAGTTGAAAATCCGCACGGCACAGCTGCGGGTGGACATCCAGGACGCCGTACACCAAGGCATCTCCCACTGGAGCGCCCTCGCTTCCGCCCCCTCCCCCGTCGACACCTCCGGCGCCGAATCGTTCTCCACCTGGCTGCCCGCCGGCCAGTGGGAATCGTTCCGCTCCACCTCCAAGGACCGCGGTGTCTCCCTCATCCAGGGTCTCGCCCAATCGGTCCAGCTCTGGCTGGAGATGAACCCGGCCCCCACGGTCAAGCGTCCCTCCGTGGTCCGCCGCATCATCGTGTGCAACCAGAAGGGCGGAGTCGGCAAGACCGCCATCACCGCGGGCACCGCCGAAGCCCTCGCCGAGGACCCGGCCAGCCTCCACCCGGTCCGCATCGCCCGCCAACTGGCCCGCCTCGCGGCCGAAGAAGACCCCCACCCCACGGGGGCACATTCCACAGAGACGGACACCCACCCGACCCCGTTCGACCTGGAAGACCTCCCGGGCCTCGGCATGCGCGTCCTGCTCGTCGACTTCGACCCCCAGGGCCACCTCACCAAGCAGCTCGGCCAACAGCCGCTCCCCATCGGCGGCGACAGCCTCACCTGCCACATGGCGAGCGAAGCGAAGGGTCCCCTCTCGGACCTCATCGTCCCCATCGCGGACGACCGGTTCGGCGACCGGCTGCACATCCTCCCCGCCTGTACGGACGCCTTCCTCCTCGACGTCCGCCTCTCCACCGTCCGCGCCCGCGAGGCCGCCCTCGAACGCGCCCTCGCCCCCGTCGAGTCCGACTACGACGTGATCCTCGTGGACTGCCCCCCGAGCCTCGGCCTCAGCATGGACGCGGCCATCTACTACGGCCGCCGCCGCGACGCCGAACAGCCCGGCGCCTCGGGCGCGCTGATCGTCGTACAGGCCGAGGACTCCTCCGCGGACGCCTACGATCTGCTCACCTCCCAGATCAACGACCTCCGCGACGACCTCAGCCTCGACATCGACTACCTCGGTCTCGTCGTGAACCTCTACGACGGCCGCCGCGGCTACATCGCGACCTCCTCCCTCCAGGCCTGGATGGACATAAAGGATCCGCGTGTCGTCGCCATCGTCCCGGACCTCAAGGAACAGCGTGAGGCCGTCCGCGTGAAGCAACCGCTGTTCGTCTACGCGCCCAAGGGCGACCAGGCCGTCGCCTTCCGCGCCCTCGCCAGGGAGATCTCATGAGCAAGGCCGACAAGCTGGGGGTCTCGGCCTCCTTCGCGCGCGCCCAGCCGGCCGGGGTCAGCTCCCGCCGCGCGGCCATCGCCGAAGCCACCGGAGCACCCACCTCCGGCGTGGTCCCCCCGTCCGAGGTTCCCATCGAGGCCCTCGCCCACAACCCGTTCAACCTCCGCGAAGACCTCACGGAAATCGACGAACTGGCCCAGTCGCTCCTCTCCCGGGGTCAGCTCCAGCCCCTCGCCGTCGCCACCCGCATGGCCTTCATGGAGGCCCACCCGGGCCAGACCGACGGCCTGGGCCGGGCACCGTACGTCGTCATCGACGGCAACCGGCGCCTCGCCGCCGCACAGCTCGCGGGCCTGAAGACGATGCACATCCATGTCAACGATGCCCTCTCGACCTCGGCCGCGGACATCCTGGAATCGGCCCTGATCGCCAACGTCCACCGCGTCGACGTGGCCCCCATGGACCAGGCCCGCGCCCTCCAGGAACTGGTGGACGTCCACGGCTCCCAGGCCCAGGTGGCCAAGCGCCTCGGCAAGACACCGGCCTGGGTCTCCCAGCGGCTCACCCTCCTGAACCTCACCCCCACCCTTCAGGAGAAGGTCGACACCGGCGAGCTGAAGGTGGAACCCGCCCGCCGGATCGGCCGCCTCCCGCAGGAATCCCAGGCCGCGGCGGCGGAAGAGACCATTAACGCCGTTAACCCCCCGCGCCAGCGCACCCGCCCGACCCCGCCGACCGTTAACGGCGTTAACGCCGTTAACGCCACGCCCCCTCCCGCACCCCCCACCGCACCCCCGGTCCCCCGCATCACGATCACGACGGAATCCCCGGAAACGATCGCGGACGCCCTGACCGCCCACCTCACCCCGGACGACCTGAAGGCCGTCACGGAACTCCTCATGACCCGCATCTGACACAGACGGCACTCACGGTGGGGGCGCTGCCAGCATTAACGCCGTTAACGCTGATGACGCCCCCACGTGCGTTTCGTGTGCGTTCAAGCGTGCGACTCGACTAGGCTCCGCTACGGAGGTAGGTACATGCCCGACGAACAACAGAGCCTCTTCGCAGCGGTCGACGCCCTGCTGGAGGAAGCCGCCGCCCAGGACGCGCTCCCGCACCCGGACGAACGCAAGCGCCTGCGCGAAGCCGCAGGCCTCAGCCAGGACCAGATCGCCAAGGCCCTGTCCGTACGCCGTGAAACCGTGACCTCCTGGGAAACGGGCCGCACGGACCCCCGCCCCCCCAAACGCGCGGCCTACACCCGCCTCCTGGACGGCCTCGCCACCCTCCACCCCGTTAACGCCGTTAACGCCCCCACCCCAAACGTCCGACCCGCACCCGCACCCACCGAGCCGACCGTTAACGCCGTTAACGCCGGACCCACACCGCCCCCTGCTATCGAAGCCCCCCAAGCCCCGCCATCTCCAGCCCCGCCGGAGCACAAGGCCCCGGGCGGAGCCCCCCAAACCCCGCCATCTCCAGCCTCGCCGGCGTTTGAGGCGCGGAGCCTGGGGCGGAGCCCCAGGAACCCCACAGCGGACCAAGCCACTCCCCCCGCCCCCGCCCCCGCCCTCACCCCCACGGCACCGTCATCGTCACCGGCACCCCAAGCCGCACCCACACCCCAGCCGACCGTTAACGCCGTTAACGCCACCCCGCCACCTCCAGCCCCGCCGGCGTTTGAGGCGCGGAGCCTGGGGCGGAGCCCCAGCACCCCCGCAGGGGACAAAGCCCACACCCCCACCCCCCTCGCCGTCCTGGACGCCCAAGCCCAAGCCCACACCACCAACGGCCTGATCCTCCCCCTCCCCCCCAAGGCCGCCACCGACCTCCCCACCCTCATCGCCTGGGCCCTCAGCGAAGAAGCCGACCTCCGCTCCCCCCGCCTCCACCGCAACGGCAAGGACGGCGACCCCCTCCTCGTCCTCACCCCCGAGGCCACCGAGGCCCTCGGCCTCCCCCTCACCCTCGAAGACCGCCGCGGCCTGCGCCTCCCCGACAACCACCCCGTGGTCCGGCAGCTCGCCAAGAGCAAGTGGCAGCTGACCCGCCGCGGCTTCGGCCCGTGGGCCCGCGTCTACCGCCCGGCCTCCCCCACCACCGGCCGCCAGTGCGTCCAGCTCGCCGTGCTCCCCTGGGCCGCCCTCGACCCCCGCGCCTGGGGCGAGGAGACCGCGAACCTCCCCGCACCCGAACTCGCCCTGCTGCTCACCACCTACGCCACCCGCGTCCTCACCCCCCGCGGCTCCACCGCCGTCACCGGCCTCGAACTCATGACGGCCCTGCGCCCGCCCACCCGCGCGGCCCGCAACCCCGAGACCAACCTCTGGGAATCGGCCCCCGTCCCCGGCTCCCTCACCCGCCCCGTCGACCCCGCTCCCCCGGAGGCCCCCGACGAGCACCCGGTCGTCGCCGCCCTCTACCCCCGGGCCCACCAGCGCACCCCGGACCAGGTCCTCGACGAAGAGGCGTACGACTGGATCCGCGACCCCGAACTCCTCACCGACGCCGAATGCGCCCGCACCCACGCGGTCGGCATCGACGTCAACATGGCCTTCGCCGCGGCCGCGAACCGCCTCACCGTCGGCCTCGGCCCGGCGGTCCACACCCCGGCCCCCCGCTTCGACCCGAAGGTCCCCGGCTGCTGGCTCGCCGACCTCTCGGCCCTCTCCCTCGACCCCCGCCTGCCGAGCCCCTTCACCCCGCACGGCAAGCCCCCCACCGGCCCGGCCTGGTACGCGACCCCGACCCTGGCCTACGCGCAGGAGCTGGGCCACCGCGTCGAACCCGCCGAAGCCTGGCTCCGCCCGGACAACGGCTCGTACCTCGACGCCTGGTACACCCGCCTGCGCGACGCCTACGTGGCCACGATGGCCGACCTCGGCGTCACCCCGGACCTCACCGACGAGGCCTTCCTCGAAGCCATGTCGGTCCACAAACAGAAAGACCCCGCCCTCGCCGCGGTCCTCTCCGCCATCAAGGCCACCGTCAAGGGCGGCATCGGCAAGCTCCGCGAACGCCCCCAGGGCGCCGGCTACCGCCCCGGCGAAGCCTGGCCCGCCCTCGAACGCCCCACCTGGCGCCCCGACATCCGCGCGGCCGTGATCTCCACGGCCCGGGTGAACATGCACCGCAAGATGCGCAAGCTCGCCACCGCCGCCGACCTGTACCCCATCGCGGTCCTCTCCGACTGCGCGGTGTACCTTTCGGACGGCCCGAGCCCCCTGGACTTCCTCCCCCGCACCCCTGACGGCAAGCCCCTGCCCGGCGGCTTCCGCCTCGGCGTCAGCCCGGGCATGGTCAAGCACGAGGGCACCCAGCCCCTCCTGTGGGCCGTCGGCCTCCTCGACGAAGGCCACAACCCCGCCCGCCACATCAAGGGCCACGACGCCGCGTCCGACGGAGAATAAAGAAAGACATGTCCGACACCATCGAAGACAGCCTCGCGCAAGCAGACGAACACAACTTCACACGACCGATCCCGAAGTCCCCCCAGGCCCGTATGAAGTTCCTGCTCAAATCCGAAAAGAACTCGACCAAAGCGGTCGCACAGCGCCTCGGCATCTCCCCCCGCACCGTCGAGCGCTACCTCAAGGGCCAGATCAAGACCCCCCGCCCCGACCTCGCGGCCCGCCTCGAAGCCGAGGTCCGCAAGAGCTGGCAGCCCCTGGTCCGCAAGCGCGCCCGCGCCAAGGCGGCGAAGTCCACCGGCCTCGTCGTCGAGACCCGCGCCCGCTTCGGCTTCACCGCCGCCCCCGGCACCACCGACGACGGCCGGATGCGCCGCATCACCCAGCACCTGCCCCCGGAGTACGCGTCCCGCCTCTTCGCCGCCCAGGAATCCGGCGCCACCGAAACGGAACTGCGCCACATCACCGCCCAGGGCCTCCAGGACGTCTACTTCCGCGACCAGGGCTCCCGCGCCCCCGGCCTCCTGGTCGACTTCACCGACATCGACTACATCGACTTCAACTTCTGACGCTCACATGGGAAACGAAAGCAGCCGCACCCCACCACCAGGCCACTCCGTCGCCTCCCCCAGAGAGATGACCATGGTCCGCAACGGCATCAGCACAGTTCCGTCGCCCTGCTCGACGTGGACGTCCTCCCCCACCACCCGCCACCCGAGCCGCTCGTAGAGCGGCACCAGGGCCTCCCGGCAAAAGAGCAGCCCGTGCCGCGGCCCGAGCGTTCCCGCGTGCTCCAGAGCCGCGGCGACGACCCGCCGCGCCAGCCCCTGCCCCCGCACATCAGCCGCGACGGCCACTCCCCCGACCCCCACCACTTCGCCACGAACCCCACCGACCACCACGGGCAGCCTGAGCAACCCGGCATGCGCCACGAGCCGCCCATCCAGCCGAACCCCGAAGTGCACCTCCTTGGCCAACCAGCTGAGCCCCACGTCCGCCACCCCGAACGGATCGCCCCCGTCCCCGAGGATCTCCCTCAACTCGGCCTCGGCATACCGCTCAAGCCGCACCACACCGCCCGCCGCACCCACCAGATGATCACTCATCCCCCCATGATCCCCACCACCCCGCCCCCGCACCCTCCCCAACCTGTCAGTCCGTCACCATCGCCCACAGACAGCCACCCAGATACCCCGTCAAGGGCCCCCAAGGCCCTTCTGAGCCCCTATCCCCCGCCCTCAGTGGCCAGATAGTCGCCAAGACCCCCACAAGCCGAGAGGCGCCACCGAGCGGCTTCAGCCACTCCATAGCGCCTCATCAACGGACGACGTCCCACCGGCATCACCCCACGGCGTGCAGGGTCCGCCTCCGCTTCGCCTCGACAGCCTTCTTCGCGGCCGTCTGCACGGCCCGCTTCTTCCGCTGCTCAGCCAGCTGGTCCTGATACTCCGCCACCGCGCGGTGGTAGCTGTCGACATACCCCCGCGCGTCCAGCCGCTCGTCCATCGGCATCTCGTTCACGGCCGCCACCGCGTCCTCGAACGAGTTGTATCCGGCCAGCATCGGATTGATCTGGTACACGCCGTTACGGACCTTCCGCACCAGCCGTGCCAGCTCCAGGCTCCGCAGCGCCGCGTTCACGCTCGGCCGGCTCAGATCCAGCATCCCGGCGATCGAGGCCTGATCGATGAGGATCCGCCCGCCGGGCTCGCTCAGCGAACGCAGCTTCAGCAGCACCCGGTAGGCCGCGGGCGGGAGGTCCAGGTCAGAGAGAAGCCCGTCGGCGTTGACCGCAGCGAATCGCAAGGTGCTCACTGAGCTGTCCCTTCTTCCTTGCGCTGTCCTCGGCTAAGCCGACGCGCAGCGCGCTCTTTGGCCCGTTCGGCCCGCAGTTCCTCGATCGCCTGCCGCATGTGGTCCAGCGACGGGAACCGCACCAGATCCGGCAAGCTCGTGTCACCGCGAATCTGCGAGATGGTGCTGGACTGCTCCACCTTCACAAACTCACCCGTTGTCTCAGTACCCGGGATGAACTCGGCTACTCGGTAACTGTAGGGCGGGTTGAACTGATACACACCCCGCCTCACCTTGAAGACGATCCCATGAGACATGACCGTGTGGAGCGCCTCCGACGTCTTTGTC
The window above is part of the Streptomyces sp. NBC_00536 genome. Proteins encoded here:
- a CDS encoding ScbA/BarX family gamma-butyrolactone biosynthesis protein, whose protein sequence is MTMLTIRKNPPARPLEPTGAPWTRCNEAPAPQLTTTVPREYVHRSSLAEVFLTGCDLIGADTFSLTGQWPRAHTFFTSADGTSHDPVQAGETIRQVGLYLCHAVYGVPLGHNVLLWSLDFASDPDRLRIGRGPSELEIVATCTDFGWQGNRFGGFLQVDIHRAGRLAATGTARFTCVAPATYRRLRGDRGRAGLARPLERRTPIPAATAGRLLPFDVVLAPTEDAGRWLLSPDLDHPILFEHANDHHPGMVLVEAARQAACGLRSAAGFAPSAVSTEFHHYAELDTPCWIEATPRTPTVIDVTGHQEGQTVFRSTVTGTLR
- a CDS encoding SDR family NAD(P)-dependent oxidoreductase; translated protein: MTRGPAGALTGKSALITGASAGIGAAAARVFCREGARVTLVARREPELAALTAELTAAGHQAQYVVADVTRSQDAARAVATAVESYGGLHAAFNNAGLAALPGPMHLMDDEIYDSVMDTNARGVWNCMRPELAAMLESGGGSIVNNSSTAGLVATVAGSPYIAAKHAVIGLTKAAAKEYAPHGIRVNVLATGATRSEMLTGWLAADHPARETAMASKAMLNRLAETTEIAEAAAWLCADHSSYITGTTLPVDGGRLAN
- a CDS encoding NAD-dependent epimerase/dehydratase family protein, translated to MPSRRVGEGMGGGGVLVTGGAGFVGGHVVERLARWAGGGGAVPVRVPVRVLVHRSAVEVPGVEVVRGDLAGGALRGLCDGIGTVLHLAARIGDDEEECRAVNAEGTRALLAEAGRAGVRRIVQLGTAAVYRDGAHRGEAEGELLEGPESVTSVTRLAGERMVLAAGGTVLRPHLVYGRGDRWMVPGLVGLMARLPYWVDGGRARISVVGVDALADALAELAVREEPLGGGVLHAGHPVPVTARELVGTVARELGLPGPRGDVDLAGAMELLGAVDDPVTRRRVSLLGVDHWYDSGRLWGMVSASPGPGFGEGFAAYAPWYREAMALGRRG
- a CDS encoding ParA family protein translates to MTSPSSQNDREKVVSKLPPWLRQELKIRTAQLRVDIQDAVHQGISHWSALASAPSPVDTSGAESFSTWLPAGQWESFRSTSKDRGVSLIQGLAQSVQLWLEMNPAPTVKRPSVVRRIIVCNQKGGVGKTAITAGTAEALAEDPASLHPVRIARQLARLAAEEDPHPTGAHSTETDTHPTPFDLEDLPGLGMRVLLVDFDPQGHLTKQLGQQPLPIGGDSLTCHMASEAKGPLSDLIVPIADDRFGDRLHILPACTDAFLLDVRLSTVRAREAALERALAPVESDYDVILVDCPPSLGLSMDAAIYYGRRRDAEQPGASGALIVVQAEDSSADAYDLLTSQINDLRDDLSLDIDYLGLVVNLYDGRRGYIATSSLQAWMDIKDPRVVAIVPDLKEQREAVRVKQPLFVYAPKGDQAVAFRALAREIS
- a CDS encoding ParB/RepB/Spo0J family partition protein, which encodes MSKADKLGVSASFARAQPAGVSSRRAAIAEATGAPTSGVVPPSEVPIEALAHNPFNLREDLTEIDELAQSLLSRGQLQPLAVATRMAFMEAHPGQTDGLGRAPYVVIDGNRRLAAAQLAGLKTMHIHVNDALSTSAADILESALIANVHRVDVAPMDQARALQELVDVHGSQAQVAKRLGKTPAWVSQRLTLLNLTPTLQEKVDTGELKVEPARRIGRLPQESQAAAAEETINAVNPPRQRTRPTPPTVNGVNAVNATPPPAPPTAPPVPRITITTESPETIADALTAHLTPDDLKAVTELLMTRI
- the tap gene encoding telomere-associated protein Tap; translated protein: MPDEQQSLFAAVDALLEEAAAQDALPHPDERKRLREAAGLSQDQIAKALSVRRETVTSWETGRTDPRPPKRAAYTRLLDGLATLHPVNAVNAPTPNVRPAPAPTEPTVNAVNAGPTPPPAIEAPQAPPSPAPPEHKAPGGAPQTPPSPASPAFEARSLGRSPRNPTADQATPPAPAPALTPTAPSSSPAPQAAPTPQPTVNAVNATPPPPAPPAFEARSLGRSPSTPAGDKAHTPTPLAVLDAQAQAHTTNGLILPLPPKAATDLPTLIAWALSEEADLRSPRLHRNGKDGDPLLVLTPEATEALGLPLTLEDRRGLRLPDNHPVVRQLAKSKWQLTRRGFGPWARVYRPASPTTGRQCVQLAVLPWAALDPRAWGEETANLPAPELALLLTTYATRVLTPRGSTAVTGLELMTALRPPTRAARNPETNLWESAPVPGSLTRPVDPAPPEAPDEHPVVAALYPRAHQRTPDQVLDEEAYDWIRDPELLTDAECARTHAVGIDVNMAFAAAANRLTVGLGPAVHTPAPRFDPKVPGCWLADLSALSLDPRLPSPFTPHGKPPTGPAWYATPTLAYAQELGHRVEPAEAWLRPDNGSYLDAWYTRLRDAYVATMADLGVTPDLTDEAFLEAMSVHKQKDPALAAVLSAIKATVKGGIGKLRERPQGAGYRPGEAWPALERPTWRPDIRAAVISTARVNMHRKMRKLATAADLYPIAVLSDCAVYLSDGPSPLDFLPRTPDGKPLPGGFRLGVSPGMVKHEGTQPLLWAVGLLDEGHNPARHIKGHDAASDGE
- the tpg gene encoding telomere-protecting terminal protein Tpg — translated: MSDTIEDSLAQADEHNFTRPIPKSPQARMKFLLKSEKNSTKAVAQRLGISPRTVERYLKGQIKTPRPDLAARLEAEVRKSWQPLVRKRARAKAAKSTGLVVETRARFGFTAAPGTTDDGRMRRITQHLPPEYASRLFAAQESGATETELRHITAQGLQDVYFRDQGSRAPGLLVDFTDIDYIDFNF
- a CDS encoding GNAT family N-acetyltransferase, coding for MSDHLVGAAGGVVRLERYAEAELREILGDGGDPFGVADVGLSWLAKEVHFGVRLDGRLVAHAGLLRLPVVVGGVRGEVVGVGGVAVAADVRGQGLARRVVAAALEHAGTLGPRHGLLFCREALVPLYERLGWRVVGEDVHVEQGDGTVLMPLRTMVISLGEATEWPGGGVRLLSFPM
- a CDS encoding MarR family transcriptional regulator gives rise to the protein MSTLRFAAVNADGLLSDLDLPPAAYRVLLKLRSLSEPGGRILIDQASIAGMLDLSRPSVNAALRSLELARLVRKVRNGVYQINPMLAGYNSFEDAVAAVNEMPMDERLDARGYVDSYHRAVAEYQDQLAEQRKKRAVQTAAKKAVEAKRRRTLHAVG